In the Flavisolibacter tropicus genome, one interval contains:
- a CDS encoding alpha/beta fold hydrolase, protein MSTVYLKLFLLATFITIQARSQQPIDTNQIVTIGSIKQYIKIKGKDDSKPILLFLHGGPGSSLLQKNDRISSKLQQYFVVIQWDQRETGETLKLNKSPQPLTLPLFYNDTHDLIDSLLHKFQKPKLYLAGYSWGSGLGFYIADKYPELLYAYIAISPVIDQFRSDSISLAMLKETMGKKARKELAQVKIPFENAEQLYYHRKWLFKHDGQKLVRLSLRKSFVEAWAVTWFDVWSRSSDINRFESLPTINCPVYFFAGAKDYNTNSSVTKDYFNKVVAPKKDLFLFTNAGHGLPETNPDPFQDIIIKKYFRKP, encoded by the coding sequence ATGTCGACTGTCTATCTGAAACTCTTTTTGTTGGCAACCTTTATTACTATCCAGGCGCGTAGTCAACAGCCTATTGATACCAATCAGATCGTTACTATAGGCAGCATTAAGCAATACATTAAGATAAAGGGTAAAGATGATTCAAAACCGATTCTTCTTTTTTTGCATGGGGGACCGGGTAGTTCCCTGTTGCAAAAAAACGATCGCATCAGCAGTAAGCTGCAACAGTATTTTGTAGTGATTCAATGGGATCAGCGGGAAACAGGTGAAACACTCAAGCTCAATAAATCACCACAGCCATTAACACTCCCCTTGTTTTATAATGATACACACGATCTCATAGATTCTTTACTGCACAAGTTTCAAAAACCAAAGCTTTACCTGGCGGGGTATTCCTGGGGGTCAGGATTAGGCTTTTATATAGCCGATAAATACCCCGAGTTGCTGTATGCCTATATAGCCATTAGCCCGGTGATTGACCAATTCAGAAGCGATAGTATTTCGCTGGCTATGCTCAAGGAAACTATGGGTAAAAAAGCCCGCAAAGAATTGGCACAGGTGAAGATCCCTTTTGAAAATGCGGAGCAATTATATTATCACCGGAAATGGCTGTTTAAACATGACGGGCAAAAACTAGTGCGTCTTAGCTTGAGAAAAAGTTTTGTGGAGGCATGGGCAGTTACCTGGTTCGATGTCTGGTCCCGATCAAGCGACATCAATCGTTTTGAAAGCCTGCCAACTATTAATTGTCCTGTCTATTTTTTTGCTGGTGCAAAAGATTATAATACCAATTCCTCCGTTACAAAAGATTATTTCAATAAAGTAGTTGCACCCAAAAAAGACTTATTCCTTTTTACCAATGCTGGCCATGGATTACCGGAAACTAACCCCGATCCCTTCCAGGATATTATCATTAAAAAATACTTCCGGAAACCTTAA
- a CDS encoding cation diffusion facilitator family transporter produces MSTGNHQIEEANEHSHQHAHGHSHAVAINKENKNVFLIGIGLNLAFVLAEAIAGIAYNSMALLTDAGHNLSDVASLVVSLVAFWIAKRPSNAVYTYGFKKTTVLAALANAVTLLVAVGVLGFESFTRLLHPEVVSGGVIAWVAALGILINGITAFLFFKQKHELNSKAAYLHLLADALVSLGVVIAGVVISYTQLYWLDPAIGIVIMIVILVSTWGLLRDSFKMTIDAVPEGIELDAIKKIITSVPYVKQVQHVHVWSLSTTENALTAHVVIDEQLSFDQKLDVIANIKHELEHHDIHHSTIELEKTSH; encoded by the coding sequence ATGAGCACGGGGAATCATCAAATAGAAGAAGCAAACGAACATTCGCATCAACATGCTCATGGTCATTCTCATGCCGTAGCCATCAACAAAGAGAATAAGAATGTGTTTTTGATAGGCATTGGCCTGAACCTGGCTTTTGTGCTGGCCGAGGCCATTGCCGGCATTGCTTATAACTCTATGGCCTTGCTTACGGACGCCGGGCATAATTTAAGCGATGTAGCTAGCCTAGTTGTTTCTCTTGTAGCTTTCTGGATAGCGAAGAGACCATCCAATGCTGTATACACTTATGGCTTCAAAAAAACAACGGTGTTAGCAGCTCTTGCTAACGCCGTTACCTTATTAGTGGCCGTTGGCGTTTTAGGATTTGAATCCTTTACCCGCCTGCTTCACCCAGAAGTGGTTTCGGGAGGCGTTATTGCCTGGGTAGCAGCTCTTGGCATCTTAATCAATGGTATAACCGCGTTTCTCTTCTTTAAACAAAAGCATGAGCTCAATTCAAAAGCGGCTTATTTGCATTTGTTAGCCGATGCGCTGGTATCGCTGGGCGTTGTAATAGCAGGGGTCGTTATCTCTTACACCCAGTTGTATTGGCTTGACCCCGCCATTGGTATTGTCATCATGATTGTTATTCTTGTAAGTACCTGGGGCTTATTACGCGATAGCTTTAAAATGACCATCGATGCCGTGCCAGAGGGTATAGAGTTAGATGCCATTAAAAAGATCATTACCAGCGTGCCTTATGTAAAACAGGTTCAACATGTGCATGTATGGTCATTAAGTACCACTGAAAACGCCCTGACCGCCCATGTTGTTATTGATGAACAATTATCATTCGACCAAAAACTAGATGTGATTGCCAATATCAAACACGAACTGGAACACCACGACATCCATCATAGTACTATAGAGTTAGAGAAGACAAGTCATTGA
- a CDS encoding alpha-amylase family glycosyl hydrolase, with product MIAKMKALKALTLSLFSLILCSLISCTYDSSSQEDKTHTDSNLSAYQPKEYVELEHPEWSKNATIYEVNIRQYTPEGTFAAFEKHLPRLKQLGVDILWLMPIQPIGEKNRKGTLGSYYSIKDYYDVNPEFGKLEDLKHLVRKAHAKGMYVILDWVANHSSWDNSLATNHPDWYSKSKEGHFQSTPWRDYDDIIDFDYSHPGLRKYMTDAMAYWVKETDIDGFRCDVASFVPIDFWENARKELQAIKPVFMLAEAADRDLHKRAFDMTYAWSLWDHLHDITTNNKSINGLTEGYIAEHVSTWPRNAYRMNFVDNHDKNSWEGNQVSNFGDGLEAAIVLTATMDGMPLIYSGQEAGLDRSLRFFDKDTIQWQNHKIGGLYSRLFQLKHVNQALWNGRWGGEMDRIKNDQMSKVISFSREKNNDKVITVVNLSNQQTPVKLESQYHKGTYTELFSGVEYAFTDSTRFDLAPWSYLVMVKQK from the coding sequence ATGATTGCTAAAATGAAAGCGTTGAAGGCATTGACACTATCGTTATTTTCTTTAATCCTATGCAGCCTTATTTCCTGCACCTATGATAGTTCAAGTCAAGAGGATAAAACACATACCGATTCAAATCTTTCTGCCTACCAACCCAAGGAATATGTTGAATTAGAACACCCAGAGTGGAGTAAGAACGCCACTATTTATGAAGTCAATATCCGGCAATACACACCCGAAGGCACCTTTGCAGCTTTTGAAAAGCATTTGCCACGACTGAAACAATTGGGTGTTGATATTCTTTGGCTAATGCCCATTCAGCCTATTGGTGAAAAGAACCGAAAGGGCACGCTGGGCAGCTATTATTCTATAAAAGATTATTACGATGTAAATCCCGAGTTTGGTAAACTAGAAGACCTCAAACACCTGGTGCGCAAGGCACACGCAAAGGGTATGTATGTGATCCTGGATTGGGTAGCCAACCACTCCTCCTGGGATAACTCCTTAGCCACCAACCACCCCGACTGGTACAGCAAAAGCAAGGAAGGCCATTTTCAATCAACACCCTGGCGAGATTATGACGATATTATTGATTTTGATTACAGTCACCCGGGACTGCGTAAATATATGACGGATGCCATGGCCTACTGGGTGAAAGAAACCGACATTGATGGTTTCCGGTGTGATGTGGCCAGCTTTGTGCCCATTGATTTTTGGGAAAACGCACGCAAAGAACTGCAGGCCATTAAACCCGTCTTTATGCTGGCCGAAGCCGCCGATAGGGATTTACACAAGCGTGCTTTTGATATGACGTATGCCTGGAGCTTATGGGATCACCTGCACGACATTACTACCAATAACAAAAGCATCAATGGATTAACGGAAGGCTATATAGCCGAACATGTAAGTACATGGCCACGAAATGCCTACCGCATGAACTTTGTTGACAACCACGACAAGAACTCGTGGGAAGGCAACCAAGTCTCCAATTTCGGTGATGGTCTGGAAGCCGCTATTGTGCTTACTGCAACTATGGATGGCATGCCGTTGATCTACAGCGGGCAGGAGGCAGGACTAGATCGGTCGTTACGATTTTTTGACAAGGATACGATACAGTGGCAAAACCATAAGATCGGCGGTCTCTACTCCAGACTCTTTCAGCTGAAACATGTAAACCAGGCTTTGTGGAATGGCCGGTGGGGCGGCGAAATGGATCGCATCAAGAATGACCAGATGAGTAAGGTGATCTCGTTCTCCAGAGAGAAGAACAATGATAAAGTGATCACGGTGGTTAACCTGAGCAACCAACAAACTCCTGTAAAATTAGAAAGTCAATATCACAAAGGCACTTACACGGAATTGTTTTCGGGAGTAGAGTATGCATTTACAGATAGCACCCGTTTTGATTTAGCGCCCTGGAGCTATTTGGTAATGGTGAAGCAGAAGTAA
- a CDS encoding VOC family protein, giving the protein MIKFAYTILYVNDVEKTIAFYETAFGFTKKFIAPGNEYGELVSGETTLSFASTTLAHSNLKDGFTASSLNNKPFGIEVGFATNDVDAAVQAAVAAGATLVEQPKTKPWGQVVAYVRDLDGFLIEICTPMG; this is encoded by the coding sequence ATGATAAAATTTGCTTACACCATTTTGTACGTTAACGATGTAGAAAAAACTATAGCCTTTTACGAAACAGCCTTTGGCTTCACCAAAAAATTTATAGCACCGGGAAATGAATATGGAGAGCTGGTATCAGGCGAGACCACTCTTTCATTCGCATCTACCACGTTAGCACACTCCAATCTGAAAGATGGGTTTACTGCAAGCAGTCTGAATAACAAACCATTTGGTATTGAGGTAGGCTTTGCAACAAACGATGTTGACGCAGCGGTACAGGCAGCAGTTGCAGCAGGAGCAACTTTAGTTGAACAGCCAAAGACGAAGCCATGGGGACAGGTAGTTGCCTATGTCAGAGACCTTGATGGTTTTTTAATTGAGATTTGTACGCCAATGGGGTAA
- a CDS encoding alpha/beta hydrolase has protein sequence MKPLFLLYTFTLCCFASFCQPSHNTSKIKPLVIGQVDELQSAVLSEKRVLNIYLPDGYLANDTATYPVVYLLDGGTDEDFIHITGLYQFNSFPWINRVAPSIIVGITNTNRMRDMTYPTANAADRKKYPASGHSDLFISFIEKELQPYIQKKFRTNSGKTLIGESLGGLLATEVLLKRPTLFDRYIIVSPSLWWDNGSLLNLSSTILQDSFSQKTSIYIGVGKEGLTPGDVPRVMEVDANVLADKIKQTKSKNLSVYFDYLPQEDHATIMHQAVFNALRLLNPAHKQ, from the coding sequence GTGAAGCCATTATTTTTACTCTATACATTCACTTTGTGTTGTTTTGCTTCATTTTGCCAACCTTCACACAACACCTCTAAAATCAAGCCTTTAGTAATTGGGCAAGTTGATGAGTTACAGTCGGCTGTTCTTTCTGAAAAAAGGGTGTTGAATATATATCTGCCAGATGGCTATTTGGCAAACGACACAGCAACCTATCCTGTTGTCTATCTTTTAGATGGTGGCACTGACGAAGATTTTATTCATATTACAGGCCTTTACCAGTTTAACAGCTTTCCCTGGATCAATCGCGTTGCCCCTTCCATCATTGTTGGTATTACCAATACAAACAGAATGCGTGACATGACTTATCCTACTGCAAATGCTGCAGACAGAAAAAAATATCCCGCATCTGGCCATTCGGATCTTTTCATCAGCTTCATAGAAAAGGAACTGCAACCTTATATTCAGAAAAAGTTCAGAACCAATTCGGGCAAGACGCTTATAGGTGAATCTTTAGGGGGGTTATTGGCAACAGAAGTGTTATTAAAGAGGCCCACACTATTTGACCGATACATCATTGTAAGTCCGAGCTTATGGTGGGATAATGGCTCTTTGCTCAACTTATCCTCGACTATCTTACAAGACAGTTTTTCTCAAAAAACAAGCATCTATATCGGTGTTGGTAAAGAAGGCCTTACTCCGGGCGATGTACCACGTGTTATGGAAGTAGACGCCAACGTGTTAGCTGATAAGATCAAGCAAACAAAGAGCAAAAATCTGTCTGTTTATTTTGACTATTTACCGCAAGAAGACCATGCTACCATCATGCATCAAGCTGTATTTAATGCTTTACGGTTGTTGAATCCCGCACATAAGCAATAG
- a CDS encoding TPR end-of-group domain-containing protein, with amino-acid sequence MIKSLFTCILSLVSLFAVAQSNQNNDFTQFANKQNELFVDAYKKQDVGLYNSLLKEFLKKYEELKPEEQKAYAPYYINAYYNLSCAYSLLNNKPLALASLEKAIKAGYANYTHLSQDSDLDNIRKEKAYNAMVQPLRELGDFLYILQKDNRFTTTDSTPLPAFTYQTGTRPELMRLRQQFNLDSIAGAGNEVSKFINLLHWVHNTVPHDGQHESGIQAINGLEIASVATAKKIGVSCGELATLLNDCYLAMGFQSRKVYCFPKDSLRKDYDSHVINMVYSKQLKKWLWMDPTNDAYVMNEKGELLGIEEVRTRLINNQPMIVNPDANWNHKASTVKENYLYSYMAKNLYRFYCALESGFDIETRGKEKTITYVNLVPMGYGRFKDMPAKKEFYNKDLKTTFVNYTTSNPAAFWQVPQ; translated from the coding sequence ATGATAAAGTCTCTTTTTACCTGCATCCTTTCCCTGGTATCTCTTTTTGCGGTAGCGCAATCCAATCAGAATAATGATTTTACACAATTTGCTAATAAGCAAAATGAGCTTTTTGTAGACGCTTATAAAAAACAGGATGTCGGTCTGTACAACTCGTTATTAAAAGAGTTTTTAAAAAAGTATGAGGAGCTGAAGCCAGAAGAGCAGAAAGCATATGCCCCCTATTATATAAACGCCTATTACAACTTAAGCTGCGCTTATTCATTGCTCAATAATAAGCCATTGGCGTTAGCCTCTTTAGAAAAAGCTATTAAGGCTGGCTACGCCAACTACACCCACCTGTCGCAGGATAGCGATTTGGACAACATCCGTAAGGAAAAAGCCTATAATGCCATGGTACAACCCTTGCGTGAACTGGGCGATTTCCTATACATCTTGCAAAAAGATAACCGGTTCACCACTACTGATAGTACGCCACTACCGGCCTTCACTTACCAGACTGGTACGCGCCCAGAATTGATGCGCCTACGCCAACAGTTCAACCTTGACTCTATAGCTGGTGCAGGTAACGAAGTTTCGAAGTTCATTAATCTTTTGCACTGGGTACACAATACAGTACCCCATGATGGACAACACGAAAGTGGTATTCAGGCTATAAACGGTTTAGAAATAGCTTCAGTGGCCACCGCTAAAAAGATCGGTGTATCCTGTGGTGAACTGGCAACGCTGCTCAATGATTGTTACCTGGCGATGGGCTTCCAGTCCAGAAAGGTGTATTGCTTTCCAAAAGACAGCTTACGAAAAGACTACGACTCGCATGTGATCAATATGGTCTATTCCAAACAGCTGAAAAAATGGCTTTGGATGGATCCTACGAACGATGCTTACGTAATGAACGAAAAAGGCGAGCTGCTGGGTATTGAAGAAGTGCGCACCCGTTTGATCAATAACCAGCCCATGATCGTTAACCCGGATGCTAACTGGAATCACAAGGCATCCACTGTGAAAGAGAACTACCTATACAGCTATATGGCAAAGAACCTGTACCGGTTTTATTGTGCGCTGGAAAGTGGATTTGATATAGAAACTCGCGGCAAAGAAAAAACTATTACGTATGTGAACCTGGTGCCCATGGGATACGGCCGCTTTAAAGATATGCCTGCGAAAAAGGAGTTTTACAACAAGGATCTAAAAACCACTTTTGTTAATTACACTACCAGCAACCCTGCTGCGTTTTGGCAGGTGCCTCAATAA
- a CDS encoding GNAT family N-acetyltransferase, whose product MLQYQIKQPKDLTAQEVLVILSAWEVGEWKALDLSTFQTLFSRSEFHLLFDATNTILSLARLNFDFKINIANKRLVLPEFVGFVSLVKGKGYGTLLLKHMLSYLHNTNTEAIGFCEKELRSFYEKCNIPILYNQAKYLQEPAEKGGWITGTDDDILVLQLTAENRSLLQTLSISNQGYLVPPCL is encoded by the coding sequence ATGCTGCAATACCAAATCAAACAACCCAAAGACTTAACAGCACAAGAAGTATTGGTGATTCTTTCAGCATGGGAAGTGGGAGAATGGAAAGCATTGGACCTGTCTACATTTCAGACCCTATTTAGCCGATCGGAGTTTCACCTACTTTTCGATGCAACTAATACGATTTTAAGCTTGGCACGTTTAAACTTTGACTTCAAAATTAATATTGCCAACAAACGTCTTGTACTTCCAGAGTTTGTTGGTTTTGTTTCCTTAGTAAAAGGCAAAGGGTATGGAACACTGCTTTTAAAACATATGTTATCTTACTTGCACAACACCAATACAGAAGCTATTGGCTTCTGTGAAAAGGAGCTTCGCTCTTTTTATGAAAAGTGCAATATTCCGATTCTCTACAACCAAGCCAAATACTTACAGGAACCTGCAGAAAAGGGCGGCTGGATAACAGGCACAGATGACGATATTTTAGTCCTTCAACTTACAGCTGAAAACCGATCTTTATTGCAAACACTCAGTATCAGCAATCAGGGGTATCTGGTCCCGCCATGTCTCTGA
- a CDS encoding TonB-dependent receptor, translating to MRLFILLLFTSISIISKAQQNLIIKITGSENKTSLTASVLLKGTTKGYTTDTTGTMSIAFPSNGRYTLIISAVGYEEKEETITIPYSSDTLEIELESSSHEMDEVVVQSTRTSRTIANVPTRVETIELEEIDEKSNMRPGNVAMLLNESTGIRVQQTSATSGNASIRIQGLDGRYTQLLKDGFANFGNFSSGLSVLEIPPLDLAQVEIIKGPASPLYGGGAIAGVVNFISKTPKAKPEYSFVLNQSNIGQSNVGGFASARGKKLGYTVLALYNKSNTYDVDKDDFTEVPESKEFTIHPKLFIYPSSRSTITIGNSLTSGQRTGGDIQVIKSGADAAHQYVEKNKTLRNISTAEVDMKLGNNKRLVAKQSFSVFDREINIPAYTFAGVEYNSYTDVSFITNANEHALVLGGTFGYNLFNEKDKSQNNRDNTATTGGLYGQHTWDASDRIKLESGLRVDVANYRNSLYTNTEVFALPRVSLLVKYSSKWSSRIGAGMGYKTPTLFTEETETIQYQNVEQLNNVKSEKSYGGTADINFRSPIGEDLAFTFNHMFFYTWIDKPLVLDDVATDHYRFVNRTEPVRSAGFETNAKFIYKENFKLFLGYTFTDTKAKYLYGNQFLPLVPKDKLNTALIYEKEDVIKLGLEGYFTGRQYLSDGTRTPGFSVFGFMAEKIFSRFSLFINLENFTDTRQSTYKNVVNGSHLSPTFDEIWTHTEGFVINGGIKLKF from the coding sequence ATGCGACTATTTATTCTATTATTATTTACCAGCATCAGCATTATAAGCAAAGCACAACAAAACCTTATTATTAAAATAACAGGCTCTGAAAATAAAACCTCACTTACTGCCAGCGTATTGCTCAAAGGCACAACAAAAGGCTATACAACTGATACCACCGGTACAATGTCCATTGCGTTTCCCTCTAATGGCCGCTATACATTGATTATTTCGGCAGTAGGTTATGAAGAAAAAGAAGAAACGATCACTATTCCTTATAGCTCGGATACTTTGGAGATTGAACTGGAAAGCAGCTCACACGAAATGGATGAAGTGGTGGTGCAGTCTACCCGCACCAGTCGAACGATTGCCAATGTTCCTACTCGCGTTGAAACTATTGAGCTGGAAGAAATTGATGAAAAGAGCAATATGCGACCAGGAAATGTGGCCATGTTACTCAATGAAAGTACGGGCATACGGGTACAACAAACATCTGCCACTTCTGGCAACGCCAGCATTCGCATTCAAGGTTTAGATGGCCGATACACCCAACTCTTAAAAGATGGATTCGCCAATTTTGGTAATTTTTCCAGCGGACTCAGTGTATTGGAAATACCTCCTCTTGACCTAGCGCAGGTGGAGATCATCAAGGGTCCCGCTTCTCCTCTTTATGGCGGTGGGGCCATAGCCGGTGTTGTCAACTTCATCTCCAAAACACCAAAAGCAAAACCCGAGTACAGCTTTGTACTCAACCAATCTAATATTGGCCAAAGCAATGTGGGAGGCTTTGCTTCCGCACGTGGAAAGAAGTTGGGCTATACCGTACTGGCTCTTTACAATAAGTCTAATACGTACGATGTAGATAAGGATGATTTTACAGAAGTCCCCGAATCCAAAGAGTTCACCATTCATCCAAAACTTTTCATCTACCCCAGTTCCAGATCCACTATTACCATTGGCAACAGTTTGACATCGGGCCAACGAACCGGTGGCGATATACAGGTCATCAAAAGCGGTGCAGATGCCGCACATCAATATGTTGAAAAGAATAAAACATTGCGCAACATCAGCACTGCAGAAGTGGATATGAAGCTTGGTAACAACAAGCGTTTGGTAGCCAAACAAAGCTTCAGTGTATTTGATAGAGAGATCAACATCCCAGCCTACACCTTTGCCGGCGTTGAGTACAACTCGTACACTGATGTTTCTTTCATTACCAATGCCAACGAACACGCGCTAGTTCTAGGTGGTACGTTTGGCTACAATTTGTTCAACGAAAAAGATAAGAGCCAGAACAACCGTGACAATACAGCAACCACCGGCGGACTGTATGGCCAACACACCTGGGATGCATCTGACAGAATAAAACTAGAGAGCGGGCTAAGAGTGGACGTGGCCAATTATAGGAATAGTCTTTACACCAATACTGAAGTGTTTGCCTTACCAAGGGTTTCGTTATTAGTAAAATACAGTTCGAAATGGTCATCAAGAATTGGCGCCGGTATGGGCTATAAAACGCCCACGCTCTTTACAGAAGAAACTGAAACCATACAATACCAGAACGTTGAACAATTAAATAATGTAAAATCCGAAAAGAGTTATGGCGGTACGGCTGACATAAACTTTCGCTCCCCTATTGGAGAGGACCTTGCTTTTACGTTTAACCATATGTTCTTTTATACCTGGATTGACAAGCCGTTGGTTTTAGATGATGTTGCTACTGACCATTACCGGTTTGTCAATAGGACTGAACCTGTACGAAGTGCCGGTTTTGAGACCAATGCCAAATTCATTTATAAAGAAAACTTCAAGCTTTTCCTGGGTTATACATTTACCGATACAAAAGCAAAATACCTGTATGGCAACCAGTTCCTGCCATTAGTACCCAAAGACAAACTAAACACAGCCTTGATTTACGAGAAGGAGGATGTTATTAAATTAGGCCTGGAAGGCTACTTTACAGGAAGGCAGTATTTGAGTGATGGCACACGAACACCAGGCTTTTCAGTGTTTGGTTTTATGGCAGAAAAGATCTTTAGTCGGTTCTCCTTATTTATCAACCTGGAAAACTTTACTGATACAAGGCAAAGCACGTATAAGAACGTGGTCAACGGCTCTCACCTGAGCCCAACGTTTGACGAGATCTGGACTCATACAGAAGGATTTGTAATCAACGGAGGTATTAAACTAAAGTTCTGA